The Flectobacillus major DSM 103 genome has a window encoding:
- a CDS encoding efflux RND transporter periplasmic adaptor subunit, with the protein MIKSSLVQAFPLLVTALMLSACDNKPTETQDKPQPVKVTTQQVQQINSLQKLTYSATIEPDITTKIGFAVSGVINNVTVKEGQFVTQGQLLASIDATEYENALIIANAGLEQAEDMYQRLNELYQKGSLPAKDYIDIKTKLAQAKASKSINNKHIADSKLYSPMSGIITEKLIERGSMAAPGIPAFTIIKTDKVYAKITVPENEIGNFKKGMLTTVFIPTLNDSVRGVISIINPQADAASKTYSAKIQLNNPSQNLLPGMIANVEINPNKYVPVLTIPATAVVRDADDLTYVFVINADKKAIKKRIVVSSLIGNKEAIVKDGLDKSDLIVVEGQTQLRDGALVNF; encoded by the coding sequence ATGATAAAGTCAAGTCTAGTACAGGCTTTCCCCCTGCTAGTGACCGCCCTGATGTTGTCGGCCTGTGATAACAAACCAACCGAAACGCAAGATAAACCTCAACCCGTTAAAGTAACTACCCAGCAGGTACAACAAATCAATAGCCTCCAAAAGCTAACATATTCGGCTACTATTGAGCCCGATATTACTACCAAAATAGGCTTTGCGGTTTCGGGAGTTATCAATAATGTAACGGTAAAAGAAGGTCAGTTTGTAACACAAGGCCAGCTTTTGGCCAGTATAGATGCCACCGAATATGAGAATGCTTTGATTATTGCCAATGCAGGCCTCGAACAAGCCGAAGATATGTATCAAAGGCTCAACGAACTTTATCAAAAAGGTAGCCTTCCAGCCAAAGATTATATCGATATTAAAACAAAATTGGCTCAGGCAAAAGCTAGCAAAAGTATTAATAACAAGCACATTGCCGATAGCAAATTGTACTCGCCAATGTCGGGTATTATTACCGAAAAACTCATAGAACGTGGTAGTATGGCAGCACCAGGAATACCAGCATTTACGATTATCAAAACCGACAAGGTATATGCCAAAATTACAGTACCAGAAAATGAAATTGGCAATTTTAAAAAGGGAATGCTCACAACTGTGTTTATTCCTACCCTCAACGACTCGGTACGAGGTGTAATTTCTATCATCAATCCTCAGGCAGATGCCGCTTCTAAAACCTATTCTGCTAAAATTCAATTGAATAACCCTAGCCAAAACCTATTGCCAGGGATGATTGCCAATGTCGAAATCAATCCTAATAAGTACGTTCCCGTACTAACTATTCCAGCTACAGCGGTGGTCAGAGATGCCGACGACCTTACTTATGTATTTGTTATAAACGCCGACAAAAAGGCCATCAAAAAACGTATCGTAGTAAGCAGCCTTATTGGCAATAAAGAAGCAATTGTAAAAGATGGGCTAGATAAAAGTGACCTAATTGTTGTTGAAGGGCAAACCCAGCTCAGAGACGGAGCTTTAGTAAACTTTTAA
- a CDS encoding AraC family transcriptional regulator, whose protein sequence is MKPKGENTPVYKMADLFIDPVFEGYNTEDFSININCPIIEHEIYKKHFRTDCFLIFVVLQGELTLNINLQEYRIEKNDIVVTTPNDLKRSNYNNNTQVLISGIAFTANFMTKAIDMVKNLPEVFSYLSYQLTPHWSLDTKDANTVKKLMLQISERYTTLNEHPFGKELFYSTFNIFMYELAGFAKKYSNFKNPNLSRKENLVMNFVTLLQKQAKFQRNVQAYASQLHITPKYLTETVKEISGKSAGEIIDDFVIQEAKLLLSDSNLSIAQIAEELRFSDQSFFGKFFKRHTGISPKEYRKL, encoded by the coding sequence ATGAAACCCAAAGGAGAGAATACCCCCGTCTATAAAATGGCTGATTTATTTATAGACCCTGTATTTGAAGGGTATAATACTGAAGATTTCAGCATCAATATCAATTGCCCTATTATAGAGCACGAAATATATAAGAAACATTTTCGTACCGACTGCTTCCTTATATTTGTAGTATTACAGGGTGAGCTAACCCTCAATATTAATTTACAAGAATATAGAATCGAGAAAAATGATATAGTTGTTACGACTCCCAACGATCTAAAACGGTCTAATTATAACAATAATACCCAAGTATTAATATCAGGTATAGCTTTTACGGCAAATTTTATGACCAAAGCAATCGATATGGTAAAAAACCTCCCTGAGGTATTTAGCTATTTATCGTATCAGCTCACACCGCATTGGAGTCTTGATACCAAAGATGCCAATACCGTCAAAAAACTAATGCTTCAGATTTCAGAGCGTTATACCACCCTAAACGAACATCCTTTTGGCAAAGAATTATTCTATTCTACCTTTAATATTTTTATGTATGAATTGGCAGGATTTGCCAAAAAATACTCCAATTTTAAAAACCCCAATTTGTCGAGAAAAGAAAATTTAGTCATGAATTTTGTAACGCTATTACAAAAACAAGCCAAATTTCAGCGAAATGTACAGGCTTACGCGTCTCAATTACATATTACACCCAAATACCTTACCGAAACGGTCAAAGAAATATCAGGAAAAAGTGCTGGTGAAATTATCGACGATTTTGTGATTCAAGAAGCCAAATTATTGCTGAGCGACTCCAACCTGAGTATTGCCCAGATTGCCGAAGAGCTTCGTTTTAGTGACCAATCATTCTTTGGAAAGTTTTTTAAGAGACACACAGGGATTTCTCCAAAAGAATATCGTAAATTATAA
- a CDS encoding cytochrome c, producing the protein MDFPIFHLDFMGDRLLIAIIAVLHVLINHGLAVGFIPLVTWLEYIGYKKGGQSEITNTSWDKLAYHLMTVAFIITTTIGAMTGVGIWFASSLVNPASIGSLIRVFYGAWFVEWMVFVTEVVLILIYYLSWKKSLKSIKAKAKHIKLGASLSIFSWVTMSIIVSILGFMMDTGSWVENKTFVSGFTNPIYLPQLAFRTPLAALMGGSIALFLCLLFTKKDTEIRQDASRAIAKWMLIATPFTAVAAFWYHSRIPHLMIGNLPVAVGTMDFQLWYDLLVKFIWGALGSVLIVAGFTYFKPQIKLPKVLYIVPVIGMLGFAGIFERIREFIRKPYVIGNYMYSNTLRKEDYPLYKRDGLLAHAVFSPVKEVTEANKLVAGEQVFLLACSRCHTTNGINSVVEKFENMYSIKNGEPLNPDLMKNYIAHIENARYFMPPFPGNEKELGALVEYIKHIQAQRVPSEGVQERGIASVQ; encoded by the coding sequence ATGGATTTTCCCATATTTCATTTAGATTTTATGGGCGATAGGCTATTGATTGCCATTATCGCTGTTTTACACGTGCTGATTAACCACGGCTTGGCAGTAGGTTTTATTCCGTTGGTTACATGGCTCGAATACATTGGTTACAAAAAAGGTGGTCAAAGCGAAATTACCAATACTAGTTGGGACAAGCTAGCGTATCATCTTATGACAGTAGCCTTTATTATTACTACTACCATCGGAGCAATGACGGGTGTGGGTATTTGGTTTGCGTCGTCATTGGTAAACCCTGCTTCTATTGGGTCGCTTATTCGGGTTTTTTATGGAGCTTGGTTTGTTGAATGGATGGTTTTTGTTACGGAGGTTGTCTTGATTCTGATTTATTATTTGTCTTGGAAAAAATCCCTGAAAAGTATCAAGGCCAAAGCTAAACATATCAAATTGGGGGCATCGCTTAGTATTTTTTCATGGGTTACTATGTCGATTATTGTATCTATTCTGGGGTTTATGATGGATACTGGTAGTTGGGTCGAAAACAAAACGTTTGTATCGGGTTTTACAAACCCTATTTACTTACCACAATTAGCCTTCCGAACACCTCTGGCAGCACTAATGGGCGGCTCTATTGCCTTATTTTTATGTTTACTTTTTACCAAAAAGGACACCGAAATCCGACAAGATGCAAGCCGGGCTATAGCCAAATGGATGTTAATAGCTACACCATTTACGGCGGTGGCGGCTTTTTGGTATCATAGCCGTATACCGCATTTGATGATAGGTAACTTGCCTGTAGCTGTGGGTACAATGGACTTCCAGTTGTGGTATGACCTCTTGGTAAAATTTATTTGGGGAGCTTTGGGCTCGGTACTCATTGTAGCAGGGTTTACTTATTTCAAGCCCCAAATTAAGCTTCCCAAGGTATTGTATATTGTTCCAGTAATAGGAATGCTGGGCTTTGCTGGTATTTTTGAGCGTATTCGGGAGTTTATCAGAAAGCCTTACGTGATAGGTAATTATATGTATTCCAATACTTTACGAAAAGAGGATTATCCTTTGTATAAACGAGATGGCCTATTGGCACATGCTGTTTTTTCGCCTGTAAAAGAAGTTACAGAAGCCAACAAACTGGTGGCAGGCGAACAAGTTTTTTTATTGGCTTGTAGTCGGTGTCATACTACCAATGGTATAAACTCGGTCGTAGAAAAATTTGAAAATATGTATAGCATCAAAAACGGTGAACCACTCAACCCCGACTTGATGAAAAACTACATTGCCCATATCGAAAACGCTCGCTATTTTATGCCTCCTTTTCCTGGTAATGAAAAAGAACTAGGGGCTTTGGTAGAATACATCAAGCATATACAAGCCCAACGTGTACCGTCGGAAGGGGTACAAGAAAGAGGTATTGCCAGTGTTCAATAA
- a CDS encoding c-type cytochrome has product MILQHILLQTPIPRDLPLALPLPHWLLVILLVFSFLCHLIFVNLMVGGSILTLWSEIKGRKEPDYDILAHEIAQTITVNKSLAVVLGVAPLLTINTLYTVYFYSANALTGLFWIAIIPLVTVAFLLTYAHKYSWEILENNKPLHISIMAIAVLVFLFIPFIFLTNINLMLFPEKWNTIHGFVEALLLPNVFPRYLHFIFASLGITGLFVFWYFGRKNYEFEQTFRVLTRYEIRKKAYSLTFVASVIQFLIGPVVLLTLPTKGMSWHLVFTILIGAAFALPALYWMWKGITGKVEEIDKNFWKVALMLTVTVVFMGSGRHIYRATALEPHQKLMAQKTADFQKEVAKATAEANNPDKKTVVAATGEAVFTTKCSACHAIDTKIVGPSVHEMVSIYKGNEKGLHDWIQKPGKKRPDYPQMPALGLSEQEIKDVSAYILKQ; this is encoded by the coding sequence ATGATATTACAACATATTTTATTGCAAACGCCCATTCCTAGAGACTTGCCTTTGGCATTACCTTTGCCCCACTGGCTTTTGGTGATACTATTGGTTTTTTCGTTTTTGTGCCATCTTATTTTTGTTAATTTGATGGTTGGGGGTAGTATTTTGACCCTTTGGAGCGAAATAAAAGGCCGAAAAGAGCCTGACTATGATATTTTAGCACATGAAATTGCCCAGACAATCACCGTCAACAAAAGCTTGGCTGTGGTATTGGGTGTTGCTCCATTGCTTACTATCAATACACTTTATACGGTTTATTTTTATTCGGCCAACGCCCTTACTGGGTTGTTCTGGATTGCCATTATTCCTTTGGTGACGGTGGCTTTTTTACTGACTTATGCACATAAATATTCGTGGGAAATCCTAGAGAATAATAAACCATTGCATATCAGCATTATGGCTATTGCTGTACTGGTTTTTTTATTTATTCCGTTTATTTTCCTTACCAATATCAACCTCATGTTGTTTCCAGAAAAATGGAATACCATTCATGGGTTTGTTGAAGCATTGCTTTTGCCCAATGTATTTCCACGGTACTTGCATTTTATTTTTGCTTCATTAGGTATTACAGGGCTATTTGTTTTTTGGTATTTTGGTCGAAAAAACTACGAGTTTGAACAGACTTTTCGCGTATTGACCCGTTACGAGATTCGTAAAAAAGCCTATTCATTAACTTTTGTGGCCTCTGTCATTCAGTTTTTGATTGGGCCAGTTGTATTATTAACCTTGCCCACCAAAGGCATGAGCTGGCATTTGGTTTTTACTATTCTGATAGGAGCAGCCTTTGCCCTACCTGCCCTTTATTGGATGTGGAAGGGTATTACAGGCAAAGTCGAAGAGATTGACAAAAATTTCTGGAAAGTGGCTTTGATGCTTACCGTAACGGTAGTATTTATGGGCTCGGGAAGGCATATTTACCGTGCTACAGCATTAGAGCCTCATCAAAAATTAATGGCTCAGAAAACGGCTGATTTTCAAAAAGAAGTGGCAAAGGCTACTGCCGAAGCCAACAACCCTGACAAAAAAACTGTTGTTGCGGCTACTGGCGAAGCCGTTTTTACAACAAAATGTAGTGCTTGCCATGCGATAGATACCAAAATTGTAGGGCCTTCTGTACATGAAATGGTAAGTATTTATAAAGGCAATGAAAAAGGTTTGCACGATTGGATTCAAAAACCAGGCAAAAAACGCCCCGATTATCCTCAAATGCCAGCATTGGGTCTTTCAGAACAAGAAATAAAAGATGTTTCGGCCTATATTCTCAAACAATAA
- a CDS encoding alpha-L-fucosidase, with protein sequence MKKIFVLLVPFILPVCMYAQEKNPFPTISKPRPIDSETVGDWKTFPEMKLNIPIAKGPFEPTWESIEKNYPGTPKWLRDAKFGIWVHFGPQSAGESGDWYARNLYKSEKKAYTNHLKKYGHPSEVGYKEVLRDWNPVKLNPSKLTKIYRDAGAKYLMIQGVHHDNYDLWKSKYQPWNSVNIGPKRDLIGEWAKACRTDGMRFGVTFHHEYTWWWWQTAFGSDKEGDKKGIPYDGHLTLADGKGKWWEGYDPRMLYGIDLREYKGVEQNAHTDWSPSPAGIFSNHLDYARWYTTNWALRMMDVVEHYDPDFIYTDGTVQGPFTGNGTGTGIKADAMQHVIADFYNRTLQRRGSVNTFSIVKFRNNTNGTVNTEEFGVPEKINTAQPWIAEAPVGDWFYAPGFTYDSGMMIRYVIEAIARDGNAALCISILPDGSLDEGSLKMLKEVGIWMRRNGAAVYGSKAWSIPGEGEIINNKLKMLPGGGLTKRHAEFKFNETDFRFTVGKDNSLYAFCMTVPAPNTTIKIKSLGTNTGNYSQSIKKVSLLGYKGKLHWKQEADGLTITCPSTMPYETSVVFKVEQR encoded by the coding sequence ATGAAAAAAATATTTGTCCTACTTGTTCCCTTCATACTGCCTGTTTGTATGTATGCACAGGAAAAAAATCCATTTCCAACGATCTCGAAGCCAAGACCCATCGATAGTGAAACCGTAGGAGATTGGAAAACATTTCCAGAAATGAAATTAAATATTCCCATCGCAAAAGGGCCTTTTGAACCCACATGGGAATCTATTGAAAAAAACTATCCCGGTACTCCTAAGTGGCTTCGTGATGCCAAGTTTGGGATTTGGGTTCACTTTGGCCCGCAATCGGCAGGAGAAAGCGGCGACTGGTATGCCCGTAATTTGTACAAATCAGAGAAAAAGGCTTATACCAATCATTTAAAAAAGTATGGACACCCATCAGAGGTTGGCTATAAAGAAGTTTTGCGTGACTGGAATCCCGTCAAGCTTAATCCATCAAAGCTCACTAAAATATACAGAGATGCTGGTGCAAAATATCTGATGATTCAAGGCGTGCATCATGATAATTATGATTTATGGAAGTCAAAATATCAGCCTTGGAATTCAGTCAATATTGGCCCTAAAAGAGATTTAATTGGAGAATGGGCAAAAGCTTGTAGAACTGATGGAATGCGATTTGGTGTTACCTTTCACCATGAATATACTTGGTGGTGGTGGCAAACAGCCTTTGGAAGCGATAAAGAAGGAGACAAAAAGGGAATTCCTTACGACGGACACCTCACCCTTGCCGATGGTAAAGGAAAATGGTGGGAAGGCTATGACCCTCGGATGCTTTATGGTATCGACCTCAGAGAATATAAAGGAGTAGAACAAAATGCTCATACCGACTGGTCGCCATCTCCAGCGGGTATTTTTTCAAACCATCTTGATTATGCCAGATGGTACACCACCAATTGGGCTTTGCGAATGATGGATGTTGTAGAACATTACGACCCAGATTTTATTTATACTGATGGTACTGTACAAGGCCCATTTACAGGAAATGGCACAGGAACAGGGATAAAAGCCGATGCTATGCAACATGTAATTGCTGATTTTTACAACCGTACACTCCAAAGAAGAGGTAGCGTAAATACTTTCAGTATTGTAAAATTCCGTAATAATACCAATGGTACAGTGAATACTGAAGAGTTTGGCGTTCCTGAAAAAATCAATACCGCTCAACCTTGGATTGCCGAAGCACCAGTTGGAGACTGGTTTTATGCCCCAGGTTTTACTTATGATTCAGGAATGATGATTAGATATGTAATCGAAGCCATTGCACGTGACGGTAATGCGGCTCTTTGTATCTCTATTTTACCCGATGGTTCTTTGGACGAAGGCAGTTTGAAAATGCTAAAAGAAGTAGGTATCTGGATGCGTAGAAATGGGGCTGCTGTGTATGGTAGCAAGGCTTGGAGTATTCCTGGAGAAGGAGAAATCATCAATAATAAGTTGAAAATGTTACCAGGGGGTGGCTTAACGAAAAGGCACGCCGAGTTTAAATTCAATGAAACAGACTTCAGATTTACGGTTGGGAAAGACAATTCACTTTATGCTTTTTGTATGACAGTGCCTGCTCCAAATACCACTATTAAAATAAAATCTTTGGGTACAAATACAGGGAATTATTCTCAAAGTATCAAGAAGGTTTCTTTGCTTGGTTACAAAGGAAAACTCCATTGGAAACAAGAAGCTGACGGCTTAACCATTACCTGTCCTTCAACGATGCCTTACGAAACATCTGTAGTCTTTAAAGTAGAGCAACGTTGA
- a CDS encoding RagB/SusD family nutrient uptake outer membrane protein: MKFKNIYSKLPSFKIGLLFVLYCSMVACKSDYFDKQPLDSISDGTFWKTEKDANLALIGCYNIGAGWSGEDFWNARAVFYLDLMAGLGSEKELIPDHVTDGTLNASYWVTNSYWNNTYNKIAKCNNFLDHIDAIQMDQTKKNILKSEIRTLRAYCLFNLALYFGDVPLPKKLLTLDEANSITRTPKAEVWTFVENELKESAALLPATRPSSEMGRITAGAALAILGRVQMAEKKWSDAATTYKKIIDSGVYSIEQGGFKKLFIQTGENSNEIILASQYHEDTYSHVFLQYLYPETYGGWHQFSPYNELVQSYECTDGKTVEESPLYNSNNPYNNRDPRLDQTIMISDRAVFKGVQYISRPESNSPDRMSRYNWSGYCVNKFMDSTFSGNLMNYGGNFTLIRYAEVLLSYLEAKVEAGDAINQALLDETINKVRGRASVNMPPVRVTDAAPLRTIFRRERKVELAFEGIHYYDILRWGTAATELNRQFTGMKLTNSPSTYKDYPVDNQGFLLYQKRAFVAGRNELWPIPQSERDINKNLTQNPGY, encoded by the coding sequence ATGAAATTCAAAAATATATATTCAAAACTACCATCTTTCAAAATAGGCTTACTGTTTGTACTATACTGTTCGATGGTAGCTTGTAAAAGTGATTACTTTGATAAACAACCCCTCGACTCCATTTCAGACGGTACTTTCTGGAAAACAGAAAAAGATGCAAATTTAGCCCTAATTGGATGTTATAATATCGGAGCAGGCTGGTCTGGCGAGGATTTTTGGAATGCCAGAGCTGTATTTTATCTTGACTTAATGGCAGGACTGGGTTCTGAGAAAGAGCTAATTCCCGACCATGTTACCGATGGCACACTCAATGCCTCTTATTGGGTAACGAATAGCTATTGGAATAATACTTACAATAAGATTGCCAAATGCAATAACTTCCTAGACCATATTGATGCTATTCAGATGGATCAAACCAAGAAGAATATCTTAAAATCTGAAATTCGTACTTTAAGGGCTTATTGTTTGTTCAACCTTGCTCTATACTTTGGGGATGTGCCTTTGCCCAAAAAGCTATTAACCTTAGATGAGGCAAACTCTATTACGAGAACGCCTAAGGCAGAGGTTTGGACTTTTGTAGAAAACGAACTAAAAGAAAGTGCTGCCTTATTACCTGCTACTCGTCCAAGTAGTGAAATGGGACGTATTACAGCAGGAGCGGCTTTGGCTATTTTGGGTAGAGTACAAATGGCAGAAAAAAAATGGAGCGATGCCGCTACAACCTACAAAAAAATCATTGATAGCGGTGTTTATTCAATCGAACAAGGAGGTTTTAAAAAGTTATTTATTCAAACAGGAGAAAATAGCAATGAAATCATTCTTGCCTCACAATACCACGAGGATACCTACAGCCATGTGTTTTTGCAATATCTTTATCCTGAAACTTACGGTGGATGGCATCAGTTTTCGCCTTACAACGAGTTGGTACAGTCGTATGAGTGTACCGATGGAAAAACGGTAGAAGAGTCTCCTTTATACAATTCAAATAACCCTTATAACAATCGTGACCCAAGGCTAGACCAAACAATCATGATTTCTGATCGTGCAGTATTCAAAGGAGTACAATATATCTCAAGACCCGAATCAAATTCTCCTGATAGAATGAGTCGATATAATTGGAGTGGCTATTGCGTCAACAAGTTTATGGATTCAACCTTTTCTGGAAACCTCATGAACTATGGTGGAAACTTTACCTTGATTCGTTATGCTGAAGTACTTCTAAGCTATCTTGAAGCAAAAGTGGAAGCTGGCGATGCCATTAATCAAGCGTTATTGGATGAAACTATCAATAAAGTTAGAGGTAGAGCGTCTGTGAATATGCCCCCTGTAAGGGTAACTGATGCTGCACCTTTGAGAACAATCTTTAGAAGAGAACGCAAAGTAGAATTGGCATTTGAAGGAATACATTATTATGATATTCTGAGATGGGGCACTGCCGCAACCGAACTGAATCGACAGTTTACAGGTATGAAGCTCACCAACTCGCCATCTACCTATAAAGACTACCCTGTTGATAATCAAGGATTCTTGCTTTATCAAAAAAGAGCCTTTGTTGCTGGACGAAATGAATTATGGCCAATTCCTCAGTCGGAAAGAGATATTAATAAAAACCTTACACAAAACCCTGGATATTAG